In Treponema vincentii, a single window of DNA contains:
- a CDS encoding DUF262 domain-containing protein, with amino-acid sequence MNDIYTFIKLLEEYKIVIPVMQRSYAEGRNTKHAEDVRKSIIETIISSALQNKPLFFDFVYGNISQDEKKFIPFDGQQRLTTLFLFHRYVYEKAKEPLDILKKFSYETRPSAKEFLEKICINTIIPSNKENIIPFNEETLSKFVINQNWFFDDWKKDPTISSILTVLDEIHNQFLKLQSPDYSKIMSLLKDTELISFHFVNMQLNQLPNNTYVKMNARGKTLTGFENFKASLEEYLKKSDNSLYRTFRNNIDSKWLDLMFSKTKPCLPDSLFMSFFNRHFINVWNFYKKNEPSIEEKSIYDKVNSDLVAFPLIDTFISWSVYEKILNTAAIKNTIHPIFNLLTTLVNNSIEKQIKPYQTWDFYGCDKNDTYPARVTFFALLLYFEEDNYQKTSFSHWMRVVFNIIENQTIDSMDSYLYALRFFSELGVHSHDIYTFLADDSKGINSGFAKEQVSEERLKAKKILESGKWEKAIILAEHYEILLGKVNVLFQAGEKTSLEVFNTRFNLLKAMYKNNDPYHIIKVLLSYYDEAIPNGKISLKHTKENIKQLVTKTFFNEFQKITSDKINTSITQKWIKELSTTTLLNISRSDGQIVGKYGKKVVLWGTTGCVWKVFGNDVRGNILLGEEKRNLLLKSLKLPNAYFTTDYSSKDYIFYSGWETYFKYDNCFFSWWPDDDKKIYDVYIMTDDWGDYKKRKKVLMNKTNTDADEYFAFNTTDEMIKHPELFAEALKNLISESNKA; translated from the coding sequence ATGAATGATATTTATACTTTTATAAAACTCTTAGAAGAATATAAAATAGTAATTCCAGTTATGCAACGCTCATATGCGGAAGGTAGAAATACAAAACATGCAGAAGATGTTCGGAAATCAATAATAGAAACAATTATTTCTTCTGCTTTGCAGAACAAACCTCTGTTTTTTGACTTTGTATATGGTAATATTAGTCAAGATGAAAAAAAGTTTATTCCATTTGATGGTCAACAACGGTTAACTACATTGTTTTTATTTCATCGATATGTATATGAAAAAGCAAAGGAACCGTTAGACATATTAAAAAAATTTAGCTATGAGACACGGCCGTCTGCAAAAGAATTTCTTGAAAAGATATGTATCAATACTATCATACCTTCTAACAAGGAAAATATCATACCATTTAATGAGGAAACCCTATCGAAGTTTGTAATTAATCAAAATTGGTTTTTTGATGATTGGAAGAAAGATCCGACAATTTCCTCAATTCTGACAGTACTCGATGAAATTCATAATCAGTTTCTGAAACTTCAAAGTCCGGATTATAGTAAGATTATGAGTCTTCTAAAAGATACGGAGTTAATCTCCTTTCACTTCGTTAACATGCAATTAAACCAGTTGCCTAACAATACGTATGTTAAGATGAATGCCAGGGGAAAAACTCTAACAGGTTTTGAAAACTTCAAAGCTAGTTTGGAAGAGTATTTAAAGAAATCTGATAATTCATTATATCGAACATTTAGAAACAACATAGATTCAAAATGGCTGGATTTAATGTTCTCCAAAACAAAACCCTGCTTACCGGATTCTCTTTTTATGTCCTTTTTTAATAGGCATTTTATTAATGTATGGAATTTCTATAAAAAAAATGAACCTAGCATAGAAGAGAAATCTATCTATGATAAAGTTAATTCCGATTTAGTTGCTTTCCCATTGATTGACACTTTTATCTCATGGTCGGTATACGAAAAAATATTGAATACTGCCGCAATTAAAAATACGATACACCCAATCTTTAATTTGTTAACGACCTTAGTTAATAATTCAATTGAAAAACAAATTAAGCCTTATCAAACATGGGATTTTTATGGATGTGATAAAAATGATACATATCCGGCCAGAGTTACATTTTTTGCATTGCTTTTATATTTTGAAGAAGATAACTATCAGAAAACATCATTTTCTCATTGGATGAGAGTCGTGTTCAACATTATTGAAAACCAAACTATTGATAGTATGGATTCATATTTATACGCTTTACGGTTCTTTTCTGAATTGGGAGTTCATAGCCATGACATTTATACATTCCTCGCTGATGATTCAAAGGGAATTAACTCAGGTTTTGCTAAAGAACAAGTCTCAGAAGAACGGTTAAAGGCAAAAAAGATTCTTGAATCAGGAAAATGGGAAAAAGCTATAATTTTAGCAGAACATTATGAAATTTTACTTGGAAAAGTAAATGTTCTCTTTCAAGCGGGCGAAAAAACTTCCCTTGAGGTTTTTAATACTAGATTCAATTTATTAAAAGCAATGTATAAAAACAATGACCCTTATCATATTATTAAAGTGCTTCTTTCGTATTATGATGAAGCAATTCCCAACGGAAAAATTTCATTGAAGCACACAAAAGAAAACATTAAACAGTTAGTAACTAAAACATTTTTCAATGAATTTCAGAAAATTACCTCAGATAAGATAAATACTTCAATCACTCAGAAATGGATAAAAGAATTATCAACAACTACACTTCTTAATATAAGCCGATCGGATGGACAAATTGTAGGTAAGTATGGAAAGAAGGTTGTGCTCTGGGGAACTACAGGATGCGTCTGGAAAGTTTTTGGAAACGATGTTCGGGGAAATATACTTTTAGGAGAAGAGAAAAGAAATCTTCTTTTAAAAAGTCTAAAATTACCTAATGCTTATTTTACAACCGATTATTCTAGCAAAGATTATATCTTTTATTCCGGATGGGAAACATATTTTAAGTATGATAATTGCTTCTTTTCTTGGTGGCCGGATGACGATAAAAAAATCTATGATGTTTATATAATGACGGATGACTGGGGAGATTATAAAAAAAGGAAAAAGGTTTTAATGAATAAAACAAATACGGATGCAGATGAATACTTTGCATTTAATACAACAGACGAAATGATCAAACATCCGGAATTATTTGCCGAAGCCTTAAAAAATCTCATTTCAGAATCTAATAAAGCTTAA
- a CDS encoding ABC transporter ATP-binding protein, producing the protein MIAMVHQLLVFTGTYARKIRLAYLFTFLKAVAANAPLMVAVKLIDMLIKGEADIKTAIYAAAVMLLLLAIQAICQNIADRLQAGAGYKVFAEKRLELGRHLRRLPMGYFTAGNIGKISSVLSADMVFIEEQAMAAVSEVTSSIAAQIILTGFLFALHPLFGAVAIATELTAILFAQPMIRLSARNSKLRQKSIEALTGAVLEYTEGLGVIKSYNLTGAGAEDIRASFARMKEASLSFEEEYSPKERTLLIIYSLGMTAILALNIWLFQHGALSSTVFVGCMLFAFNLFTPLKQLYQKTGILAIMQAALNRVNEVFNERELEDTGTESLPQTADTEITFKNVSFDYGDKEVLHNLSFSIDQGQMAAFVGQSGGGKSTIMNILARFWDISKGEILLRGKNIKELPLTVLMDHISMVFQRVYLFEDTIANNIAMGRPHADREAVIEAAKKAQCYDFIMRLPYGFDTVIGEGGASLSGGEAQRISIARSILKDAPLIILDEATASIDADNEQAIQKALSELCRGKTTLVIAHRLETVREADRIFVIDGGELKEQGTHDELIKEHGLYYRMTQAHNDATSWQEGA; encoded by the coding sequence ATGATTGCGATGGTTCATCAGTTACTCGTATTTACCGGCACGTACGCTCGGAAAATCCGATTGGCATATCTGTTTACTTTTTTAAAAGCGGTTGCAGCAAATGCGCCGCTGATGGTTGCCGTAAAACTTATCGACATGCTTATCAAAGGTGAAGCCGACATTAAAACGGCAATCTATGCGGCAGCGGTCATGCTGCTTTTGCTGGCTATTCAGGCAATCTGTCAAAATATCGCAGACCGGCTGCAAGCGGGAGCGGGATATAAGGTCTTTGCAGAAAAGCGGCTTGAGCTTGGGCGGCATCTGCGCCGGCTGCCGATGGGATACTTTACTGCGGGGAATATCGGAAAAATCAGTTCGGTGCTGTCTGCCGATATGGTCTTTATCGAGGAGCAGGCGATGGCGGCTGTTTCGGAGGTTACAAGCAGCATCGCGGCGCAGATCATTTTGACAGGGTTCCTGTTTGCGCTGCATCCGCTGTTCGGAGCTGTTGCCATTGCGACGGAGCTTACGGCAATTCTTTTCGCGCAGCCGATGATCCGGCTTTCCGCCCGTAATTCAAAGCTGCGCCAAAAAAGCATCGAAGCATTGACCGGCGCCGTGTTGGAATATACGGAAGGGCTCGGCGTAATTAAAAGCTATAACCTCACCGGAGCGGGTGCGGAAGATATCAGAGCCAGCTTTGCGCGCATGAAAGAAGCGAGCTTGTCTTTTGAAGAAGAATATTCCCCCAAGGAGCGGACTCTGCTGATCATTTACAGTCTTGGTATGACCGCAATACTTGCTTTAAACATTTGGTTGTTTCAACACGGAGCTCTGTCAAGCACCGTATTTGTCGGCTGTATGCTGTTTGCCTTCAATCTTTTTACGCCGCTCAAACAGCTCTATCAAAAAACCGGCATTCTGGCGATCATGCAAGCTGCGCTGAATCGTGTGAACGAAGTATTTAACGAACGGGAGCTTGAGGATACGGGAACCGAGTCTTTGCCGCAAACAGCCGATACGGAAATAACATTCAAAAATGTGTCGTTTGACTACGGAGATAAAGAAGTGCTGCATAACCTGTCGTTCAGCATCGACCAAGGGCAGATGGCGGCCTTTGTCGGGCAGTCCGGCGGCGGGAAAAGCACGATTATGAATATACTGGCACGGTTCTGGGATATATCGAAGGGCGAAATCCTCTTACGGGGAAAAAACATCAAAGAGCTTCCGCTGACGGTATTAATGGATCATATCAGTATGGTGTTTCAGCGGGTCTATCTGTTTGAGGACACGATTGCAAATAACATCGCGATGGGGCGTCCTCATGCGGATAGAGAAGCGGTGATCGAAGCGGCGAAAAAAGCGCAGTGTTATGATTTTATCATGCGACTTCCGTACGGATTCGATACCGTTATCGGTGAAGGTGGTGCCTCTCTTTCGGGCGGAGAAGCCCAGCGTATTTCGATTGCACGGAGTATTCTCAAAGACGCGCCGCTCATCATCTTGGATGAAGCCACCGCGAGTATCGATGCCGATAACGAGCAGGCAATACAGAAAGCTTTGAGTGAATTATGCCGCGGAAAAACCACACTGGTTATTGCCCATCGGCTGGAAACCGTCCGCGAAGCAGACCGTATTTTTGTCATTGATGGCGGAGAACTCAAAGAGCAAGGTACCCATGATGAACTGATCAAAGAGCATGGGCTCTATTACCGCATGACGCAAGCCCATAATGACGCTACATCGTGGCAAGAAGGAGCGTAA
- a CDS encoding AbrB/MazE/SpoVT family DNA-binding domain-containing protein, producing MKHPEGKYAWTVKVGEKGQFVIPKEARDVFGINPGDTLIVLADIEKGIAIPPKNMFAHFMETIFNQNEPEEGEK from the coding sequence ATGAAGCATCCGGAGGGAAAATATGCGTGGACGGTTAAGGTTGGAGAGAAGGGGCAGTTTGTTATTCCGAAAGAAGCGCGGGATGTGTTTGGCATTAATCCCGGAGATACGTTGATTGTCTTGGCAGATATAGAGAAAGGTATCGCGATCCCGCCTAAAAATATGTTTGCACATTTTATGGAGACTATTTTTAATCAAAATGAACCGGAGGAGGGGGAAAAATGA
- a CDS encoding Fic family protein produces MSELPKLPVDPKKTETITILKAESKASKALAELKGIAQVIPNQFILINAVVLQESQDSSEIENIITTKDELYKALSETVKKVDSATKEVMFYREALYAGFAELKKHHFISINDIINIQEQLVQNDAGIRTVPGTKLMNDRRNEVVYIPPQTKEEIDGLLKNFTEYLNNDDDSLTKLAILHHQFESIHPFYDGNGRTGRIVNILYLILKHHLDFPILYLSSYIIKNKEQYYELLQKVRTEEAWEKWIVFILKGIEETAAETIQKVKAIKELLDSTIEKVKSEAPKIYSKELVETLFENPYCKTEFIVKTLGVERKAASRYLHQLEAIGVLTCIKVGKDNLFINTGLMDILKE; encoded by the coding sequence ATGTCGGAATTGCCAAAATTGCCGGTTGATCCTAAAAAGACCGAAACAATTACTATCCTCAAAGCAGAAAGCAAAGCATCTAAAGCGCTTGCCGAGCTTAAAGGTATTGCACAGGTGATTCCGAATCAGTTTATTCTTATTAATGCCGTTGTGCTTCAAGAGTCTCAAGACAGTTCAGAGATTGAAAATATCATTACCACGAAAGATGAGCTCTATAAAGCTCTTTCCGAAACGGTAAAAAAAGTTGATTCTGCTACAAAAGAGGTTATGTTCTACAGAGAAGCCTTATACGCAGGTTTTGCAGAACTAAAAAAACATCATTTTATTTCTATAAATGATATCATAAATATTCAAGAACAGCTTGTTCAAAATGATGCGGGAATCAGAACTGTACCCGGCACAAAGCTGATGAATGACCGTAGGAATGAAGTTGTCTATATTCCGCCGCAGACAAAAGAAGAAATTGACGGACTCTTAAAAAACTTTACTGAGTATTTAAACAACGATGATGATTCTCTGACAAAACTTGCAATACTTCACCATCAATTTGAAAGCATCCATCCTTTTTATGATGGAAATGGACGAACCGGAAGAATTGTAAATATCCTTTATTTGATTTTAAAGCATCATCTTGATTTTCCAATTCTCTATTTAAGTTCATATATCATCAAAAATAAAGAACAATACTACGAACTTTTGCAAAAAGTCCGTACGGAAGAAGCGTGGGAAAAATGGATTGTTTTTATCCTTAAAGGAATAGAAGAGACAGCCGCAGAAACAATTCAAAAGGTAAAAGCGATAAAGGAACTGTTAGATAGCACAATCGAAAAAGTAAAATCGGAAGCTCCGAAAATTTATTCCAAAGAACTGGTAGAAACCCTTTTTGAAAATCCCTATTGCAAAACTGAGTTCATTGTAAAAACGCTAGGGGTAGAACGGAAAGCTGCCTCCCGTTACCTGCATCAACTAGAAGCTATCGGTGTTCTTACCTGTATAAAGGTTGGAAAAGACAATCTGTTTATAAATACCGGCTTGATGGATATACTGAAAGAATAG
- a CDS encoding DUF262 domain-containing protein, protein MDICFYSVKDLLGMHFHIPSYQRGYRWTEEEVLALLKDLSEYADSKKCAKNDSKFYCLQPLVVKRQDSKYEVIDGQQRLTTIFLILKALEQYAKDALDVEGYTLIPPDYTTRTNCETFFKTESFKTSSDENLDFLHISNAYTTIIKWLDSPRKKNDIFDILSGETFNAQFIWYEIDENENSYEVFRRLNSGKLSLTNSELVKALILNDEDKDESFNQEDVAREWENIENQLENDDLWYFINSNPEATKYESTRMDFLLETILLKNNINLKDNYFIFSEFNEKIKKDGWKNVWEEIKSVYRTIQTWYNDRKLYHYIGFLINARGNSKVSVSELLKHYDEETKDTFFDWIKERCKKTVMDNNKKSDFSKLLYGKDNDKIHNILLLFNIATTQNQISETSRYPFKKHFEAAKNLWSLEHIHAQNERQKRWSEEEIAQLKRDISNIASLSNNMEKGKLTEFSEYIDSENLKDEEVYRSMMAVFMGIPIKIEKDENNSILSVYSDFERDDTLMNLALLQADKNASFNNKTFLEKRRILATYENAVTETQFVPICTRNAFFKHYSPDAANPLVWDRKAGMDYVKAMMNVIGNFIEAKPFYTFDHSNSEEISFGLLESKRKEN, encoded by the coding sequence ATGGATATTTGTTTTTATTCAGTAAAAGATTTATTAGGAATGCATTTTCATATACCAAGTTATCAACGCGGTTATAGATGGACAGAAGAAGAAGTGTTAGCCTTATTAAAAGATTTATCGGAATATGCAGATTCAAAAAAATGCGCAAAAAATGATAGTAAGTTTTATTGTTTGCAGCCATTAGTAGTAAAAAGACAGGATTCAAAATATGAAGTTATAGATGGACAACAAAGACTTACAACTATTTTTTTAATATTAAAAGCATTAGAACAATATGCTAAAGATGCATTAGATGTAGAAGGTTATACTCTAATACCTCCGGATTATACAACCAGAACTAATTGTGAAACTTTTTTTAAGACGGAATCATTTAAGACATCATCCGATGAAAACCTTGATTTTTTACATATTTCTAATGCATATACAACTATAATAAAATGGTTAGACTCACCAAGAAAGAAAAATGATATTTTTGATATTCTATCAGGTGAAACATTTAACGCTCAATTTATTTGGTATGAAATTGATGAAAATGAAAATTCTTACGAAGTATTTAGAAGACTTAATTCAGGAAAATTATCACTGACAAATTCAGAACTTGTAAAAGCATTAATCCTTAATGATGAAGATAAAGACGAAAGTTTTAACCAAGAAGATGTGGCAAGAGAATGGGAGAATATCGAAAATCAACTAGAAAATGATGATTTGTGGTACTTTATCAATTCAAATCCTGAAGCAACAAAATACGAATCAACCCGTATGGATTTTTTACTCGAAACCATACTTTTAAAAAATAACATTAATTTGAAAGATAATTATTTTATTTTTTCAGAATTCAATGAAAAAATTAAAAAAGATGGTTGGAAGAATGTTTGGGAAGAAATTAAATCTGTCTATCGAACAATACAAACGTGGTACAATGACAGAAAACTTTATCACTATATTGGATTTCTTATAAATGCACGAGGCAATTCAAAAGTAAGTGTAAGCGAGCTTCTAAAGCATTATGATGAAGAAACCAAAGATACGTTCTTTGATTGGATAAAAGAACGCTGTAAGAAAACTGTTATGGACAATAATAAGAAATCTGATTTTTCTAAGCTGCTCTACGGAAAAGATAATGATAAAATACATAATATTTTACTTTTATTTAATATAGCAACAACTCAAAATCAAATAAGTGAAACATCCCGCTATCCATTTAAAAAACATTTTGAAGCTGCAAAGAATTTATGGTCTTTGGAACATATCCACGCACAAAATGAGCGTCAAAAACGTTGGTCTGAAGAAGAAATAGCACAATTAAAAAGAGATATATCTAACATTGCAAGTTTATCAAATAATATGGAAAAAGGAAAACTTACAGAATTTTCAGAATATATAGACTCTGAAAACTTAAAAGATGAAGAAGTCTATCGTTCCATGATGGCTGTTTTTATGGGGATTCCTATAAAAATTGAAAAGGACGAAAATAATTCAATACTATCTGTATATTCTGATTTCGAAAGAGATGATACTTTGATGAATCTTGCATTATTACAAGCTGACAAGAATGCCTCTTTCAATAATAAAACTTTCCTTGAAAAAAGACGTATCCTTGCAACATATGAAAATGCAGTCACAGAAACGCAATTCGTTCCTATCTGCACCAGGAATGCTTTTTTCAAACATTATTCGCCTGATGCAGCAAATCCATTAGTTTGGGATAGAAAAGCCGGTATGGATTATGTAAAAGCTATGATGAATGTAATCGGCAATTTTATCGAGGCAAAACCATTTTATACCTTTGATCATTCTAATTCTGAAGAAATATCTTTTGGATTGCTCGAAAGTAAGCGTAAGGAGAATTAA
- a CDS encoding energy-coupling factor transporter ATPase: MINFKNVSFSYSGEHGTGDGVSEIDLTIKDGEFVVLCGESGCGKTTVTRLINGLAPHFYEGEMSGSVMIGDVCVNTENLSDIAALTGSVFQNPKSQFFNLDTTGELVFGCENLGIPREQIQQRLEKTKRDLQLDNLMDRDIFELSGGEKQQIACASCYTADPQVFVLDEPSSNLDKRAIQRLHRMLVKIKAAGKTVVIAEHRLYYLMDVADRFIYMRSGKIERIFTRDEMKALSESDLTALGLRLTNMQSLAVLARKEDAARETPVKGSTPPETQPVSKPALEALDVTCGYGSTRVLDIERLALPEHSIVALIGDNGSGKSTFAQAFAGLIPSNGSIAVGGAYLTAEERSKHSFMVMQDVNRQLFADSVLEEVMMNTGASAADAEEVLARLGILELKDRHPASLSGGQKQRTAIASALCAKKGVLIFDEPTSGLDRRGMERFGFLLRDLQTSAAISLVITHDPELIMSCCTHILHIENGRVLAFYPLNKAGIERVSSYFLQESDENTSRKRDKQSSISKILQYAGAHRRTIYQAALCMTLGAAASIIPYLLVYTILEQVLNGSVPTLAGSGKMLAGILLTEIVYAVFYMYGFQLSHRAAYNTLENIRRFLQENLERKPLGKVREMGSGAIKKLFTDDIESIELLLAHMIPEGIANLTVAVFALVTILVIDWQLALLTCVVIALGISVSGQMYRVGVEQMGSYFAAAKRLNNTIIEYVNGMEVVRVFNRQDEFGERFASSVTAYRDFALSWYKVSFPWMALYGSLFSNILLYSLPFGTLLILLGQLTLARYILTICLSFGIAPLLLRCMSFIGAVPQASYKIQALEKAFDYPELKAGTAPFSGMGHDIEFRNVRFAYKDLEVLKDVSFTAQERQMTALVGASGSGKSTAAKLLVHYYDVSGGGVLIGGQNIRDMSLEALNEQIAYVSQDVFLFNKSIADNIRIGKKGATDEEIIAAAKKAQADEFIRELPDGYATLAGEAGSKLSGGQRQRIAFARAILKDAPIVILDEATAFIDPENEQKMNQAISEIVRDKTVIVIAHKMKSIMSANRIIVLKDGRIAASGCHAELIKTSPEYQNLWRISEETADWTVRGK, from the coding sequence GTGATCAATTTTAAAAACGTCTCTTTTTCCTACAGCGGGGAACACGGTACCGGAGACGGCGTATCCGAAATAGACCTTACCATAAAAGACGGCGAATTTGTCGTATTATGCGGCGAGTCGGGCTGCGGCAAGACCACCGTTACACGGCTGATAAACGGGCTTGCTCCTCATTTTTATGAAGGTGAAATGAGCGGTTCCGTGATGATCGGCGATGTGTGCGTAAACACGGAAAACTTATCCGATATTGCAGCGCTCACCGGAAGCGTTTTTCAAAATCCAAAGAGCCAATTCTTTAACCTTGACACCACCGGCGAGCTTGTATTCGGCTGCGAAAATCTCGGCATCCCAAGGGAGCAGATTCAACAGCGCCTCGAAAAAACAAAACGCGACTTGCAGCTCGATAATTTGATGGACAGGGATATTTTTGAACTGTCGGGAGGAGAAAAGCAGCAAATTGCCTGCGCCTCCTGCTATACCGCAGACCCTCAAGTCTTTGTGCTGGATGAGCCGTCCTCTAATTTGGATAAACGGGCAATTCAGCGGCTGCACCGGATGCTGGTAAAAATCAAAGCAGCGGGAAAGACCGTTGTTATTGCAGAGCATCGGCTCTATTACCTGATGGATGTAGCAGACCGCTTTATCTATATGCGCAGCGGAAAGATCGAGCGTATTTTTACACGGGACGAAATGAAAGCGCTCAGCGAATCCGATTTAACCGCGCTGGGCTTGCGCCTCACGAATATGCAGTCCCTCGCCGTGCTTGCACGGAAAGAGGATGCGGCGCGAGAAACGCCGGTCAAAGGCAGTACACCGCCCGAAACCCAACCCGTGTCAAAGCCCGCGCTTGAAGCGCTCGATGTAACTTGCGGCTACGGCTCTACCCGTGTGCTCGATATAGAGCGGCTCGCGCTGCCCGAACATTCGATTGTGGCGCTCATCGGTGATAACGGATCGGGCAAAAGCACTTTTGCGCAAGCGTTCGCGGGGTTGATTCCTTCAAACGGGAGCATCGCAGTCGGCGGCGCGTATTTGACGGCGGAGGAGCGTAGCAAACACAGTTTTATGGTGATGCAGGACGTCAACCGGCAGCTCTTTGCCGACAGCGTGTTGGAAGAAGTGATGATGAACACCGGCGCTTCCGCAGCTGATGCCGAAGAGGTATTGGCGCGGCTCGGTATCCTCGAACTGAAAGACCGGCACCCGGCCTCGTTATCGGGTGGTCAAAAACAGCGGACGGCAATTGCTTCCGCACTCTGTGCAAAAAAAGGTGTGCTGATTTTTGATGAGCCGACCAGCGGACTTGACCGCCGCGGTATGGAACGCTTCGGCTTTCTGTTACGCGATCTGCAGACAAGCGCCGCCATTTCGCTCGTTATTACGCACGACCCCGAATTGATTATGAGCTGCTGCACGCACATTCTCCATATCGAAAACGGCAGGGTCTTAGCTTTCTATCCTTTGAATAAAGCAGGCATCGAACGGGTTTCTTCCTATTTCTTGCAGGAAAGCGATGAAAACACGAGCCGGAAACGGGACAAGCAAAGCTCTATCTCCAAGATTTTGCAGTACGCAGGGGCGCACCGCCGCACGATATATCAAGCGGCGCTCTGTATGACACTCGGAGCAGCGGCGAGTATTATCCCGTATCTTTTGGTATACACCATCCTTGAGCAGGTCTTAAACGGTTCGGTTCCGACCTTAGCCGGAAGCGGGAAAATGCTTGCGGGTATCCTGCTTACGGAAATCGTATACGCGGTTTTTTATATGTACGGCTTTCAGCTTTCGCACCGTGCGGCCTACAACACGCTGGAAAACATACGCCGTTTTTTGCAGGAAAACTTGGAGCGCAAGCCGCTCGGAAAAGTGAGGGAGATGGGCAGCGGAGCTATCAAAAAGCTGTTTACCGATGACATTGAATCGATAGAACTCCTTTTGGCGCACATGATCCCCGAAGGGATTGCCAATCTCACCGTTGCCGTGTTTGCGCTTGTAACCATCCTCGTTATAGACTGGCAGCTTGCACTGCTTACCTGTGTTGTCATTGCGCTGGGCATCAGTGTTTCGGGACAGATGTACCGTGTCGGTGTCGAGCAGATGGGCAGTTACTTTGCCGCAGCAAAGCGGCTGAACAATACCATTATCGAATATGTAAACGGTATGGAGGTTGTTCGCGTGTTTAACCGGCAGGATGAATTCGGCGAACGATTTGCTTCTTCCGTTACTGCGTACCGCGACTTTGCGCTGTCATGGTACAAGGTTTCATTCCCGTGGATGGCTCTATACGGCAGTTTATTTTCAAACATTTTACTATACAGCCTGCCTTTCGGCACACTGCTTATCTTGCTCGGTCAACTGACCCTTGCCCGCTACATTTTGACAATTTGTCTTTCTTTCGGTATCGCACCGCTCCTGCTCCGCTGCATGAGTTTTATCGGCGCCGTACCGCAAGCAAGTTATAAAATTCAGGCGTTGGAAAAGGCATTTGATTACCCGGAACTTAAAGCAGGAACGGCGCCGTTTTCCGGCATGGGGCACGACATCGAGTTCCGCAATGTTCGGTTTGCATACAAGGATTTGGAAGTTCTGAAAGATGTTTCCTTTACGGCGCAAGAGCGGCAGATGACTGCTTTAGTCGGAGCAAGCGGCAGCGGAAAAAGCACGGCGGCAAAGCTCTTAGTGCATTATTACGATGTTTCGGGCGGCGGGGTGTTAATCGGCGGACAGAATATCCGTGACATGAGCTTAGAAGCGCTCAACGAACAGATTGCCTACGTTTCTCAGGATGTATTCCTTTTTAACAAGAGCATTGCCGACAATATCCGAATCGGGAAAAAAGGCGCAACCGATGAGGAGATTATTGCCGCAGCAAAAAAAGCGCAGGCGGATGAGTTTATCCGCGAACTGCCGGACGGGTACGCAACGCTTGCAGGAGAAGCAGGCAGTAAACTTTCAGGCGGGCAGCGGCAGCGGATTGCCTTTGCACGGGCAATACTTAAAGATGCTCCGATTGTTATTTTGGATGAGGCAACCGCCTTTATCGATCCTGAAAACGAGCAAAAGATGAATCAGGCAATATCCGAAATCGTGCGGGATAAAACCGTTATCGTCATCGCTCATAAAATGAAGTCCATTATGAGCGCCAACCGCATTATCGTGCTCAAAGATGGACGTATCGCTGCTTCCGGCTGTCATGCGGAACTTATTAAAACCAGCCCGGAATACCAAAACCTCTGGCGTATCTCGGAAGAAACCGCAGACTGGACGGTACGGGGGAAGTAA